In one Diabrotica virgifera virgifera chromosome 7, PGI_DIABVI_V3a genomic region, the following are encoded:
- the LOC126888223 gene encoding uncharacterized protein LOC126888223, which translates to MVTRRQLFDVLYEKDKLQRSSRTEYLFKYLVRHYKIENDADAMLKMRIFTSKFCNVVYAKLDQCGRKTDRFVKNNTAWLSVCVFEETGLEIDPNAEPQPGTSSGGRRGRPSKEFSASSVRSKRRKTSKLSSTFETEELTLAARRKLKTEGKDDAAKLVSEALLTPTRAGKIRTAWQKTQKSKKIIPLTPDEALSVMIESKDTKHSYLVHRRIAKEHFADIYPSYHKLREAKLRCYPRKEGQTVSESCAEILLQDLLDHTVKRIVELQKPVLRSLSTELLKNLKLLLKWGCDGSTGHSQYKQLFSDNSFGDGDLFLTSIVPLQLYAEQPGQDKIIVWQNPRPSSTRFCRPIRFQFKKETKELTVQETSYIENQISELQPTIGMLDSEEIAVSHVCVMTMIDGKVCNAITETASSQTCYICKATPKQMNDIEKLLKREVVQENLKFGLSTLHAWIRFFECLLHISYRLEVKVWQIRGSNNRAVFENKKRTIQQIFRDRTGLLVDIPKSGGSGTTNDGNTARRFFADPSLSSEITGIDKDVIMRFGIILRTLSCGYAIDVRAFEEYCLETAKLYVAKYSWYYMPSSVHKILLHGAIVIKEAILPIGQLSEEAQESRNKDLKSFREKHTRKISRISGNQDLLNRLLITSDPVISSLRQYPLRKSSNISSEVVSLLKAPSLESMEADSLRALQLNMESRQVSSSDEEDDSASDVDF; encoded by the coding sequence ATGGTCACCAGAAGGCAACTGTTTGACGTTTTGTATGAAAAGGATAAGTTACAACGTTCCAGTCGCACAGAATATCTGTTCAAGTATTTGGTGAGACActacaaaattgaaaatgatgcAGACGCCATGTTAAAAATGAGGATTTTCACTTCAAAGTTTTGCAACGTCGTTTATGCAAAGCTTGATCAATGTGGGAGAAAAACGGATAGATTTGTGAAAAATAATACAGCGTGGTTAAGTGTATGTGTATTTGAAGAAACTGGATTAGAAATTGATCCGAATGCTGAGCCACAACCAGGAACTTCATCTGGAGGTAGGCGTGGTCGTCCAAGCAAAGAATTTTCTGCGAGTAGTGTAAGATCAAAACGTCGAAAGACTTCAAAGCTGTCATCGACGTTCGAAACCGAGGAGCTTACTTTAGCTGCAAGGAGAAAACTAAAGACTGAAGGAAAAGACGATGCCGCAAAACTTGTCTCTGAAGCACTTTTGACTCCGACTCGAGCCGGTAAAATTAGGACAGCTTGGCAGAAAACTCAGAAGTCAAAAAAAATAATTCCACTCACCCCAGATGAAGCGCTATCAGTAATGATTGAATCAAAAGATACCAAACATTCATATCTTGTTCACAGACGAATAGCAAAAGAACATTTTGCTGATATATATCCGTCTTATCACAAGCTTCGAGAAGCAAAATTACGCTGCTATCCCCGAAAAGAAGGACAAACTGTAAGTGAGTCATGTGCAGAAATATTATTACAGGACCTCTTAGATCATACAGTTAAACGGATAGTAGAATTGCAAAAACCAGTTCTTCGTTCATTATCAACTGAACTTctaaagaatttgaaactgttgctGAAATGGGGATGCGATGGAAGCACCGGTCATTCACAATACAAGCAACTTTTCTCCGATAATAGTTTTGGTGATGGCGATTTATTTCTTACATCCATAGTGCCATTACAGTTATATGCGGAGCAACCTGGACAAGATAAAATTATTGTGTGGCAAAATCCCCGTCCATCGTCAACTCGATTTTGTAGACCTATACGCTTTCAGTTTAAGAAAGAAACGAAAGAGCTGACGGTACAGGAGACATCATATATAGAAAATCAAATTTCAGAACTTCAACCCACTATTGGTATGCTGGATAGTGAAGAAATTGCAGTTTCTCATGTTTGTGTGATGACGATGATAGACGGCAAAGTGTGTAATGCAATAACGGAAACAGCTTCTTCACAAACATGTTATATATGTAAAGCAACCCCCAAACAAATGAATGACATCGAAAAACTATTAAAGAGGGAAGTTGTCCaagaaaatttgaaatttggatTGTCAACTCTACATGCCTGGATCAGGTTTTTCGAATGTTTGCTGCACATTTCCTATAGATTAGAAGTTAAAGTTTGGCAAATTCGAGGAAGTAACAACAGAGCAGTTTTTGAAAACAAGAAACGTACCATACAACAAATTTTCAGAGACAGAACAGGTTTGCTTGTGGATATACCTAAGAGTGGAGGTAGTGGAACTACTAATGACGGCAACACAGCTCGACGATTTTTTGCTGACCCCTCACTGTCTAGTGAAATTACTGGCATAGATAAAGATGTCATTATGCGATTTGGTATTATATTACGCACCTTATCTTGTGGCTATGCAATCGATGTGCGAGCTTTTGAAGAGTATTGTTTGGAAACCGCAAAACTGTATGTCGCTAAATATTCATGGTATTATATGCCTTCTAGCGTGCATAAAATATTACTCCATGGAGCCATAGTAATCAAGGAGGCTATTCTGCCTATCGGTCAATTGTCAGAAGAAGCCCAAGAATCAAGAAATAAGGATCTCAAAAGTTTTAGGGAGAAACATACACGAAAAATTTCGAGAATATCAGGAAATCAAGATTTGTTAAACAGGCTCCTTATAACTTCAGATCCAGTAATTTCATCTTTGCGGCAGTACCCACTCCGAAAAAGTTCAAACATATCTTCTGAAGTTGTATCCTTGTTGAAGGCGCCCTCGTTAGAATCAATGGAAGCAGATTCTCTTAGAGCTCTACAACTTAATATGGAAAGCCGCCAAGTTTCTTCATCCGACGAGGAAGACGACAGCGCGAGCGACGTAGATTTTTAG